One segment of Candidatus Bathyanammoxibius amoris DNA contains the following:
- a CDS encoding UvrD-helicase domain-containing protein: protein MTPKKSPSNLLDDVTEPQRAAITQVEGPLLVLAGAGSGKTRVITRRVCYMIEEGIDPYSILALTFTNKAAKEMKDRVAQHYSHPGMWISTFHSMCTRILRMDGNVERLGFTRYFSIYDTADTLGVVKTALNELELDSTHWKPASLAATISVAKNKLLGPDGLLKERSDYYHQTAAKVYTRYQAILQANNALDFDDLLVKLIKLFNEYPDVLERYQNTFLFILIDEYQDTNFAQYVLQKLLAGKYRNICVTGDPDQSIYGWRGANLGNILDFENDYPDTKVVLLEQNYRSTKHILRAASELIEHNKLRKTKGLWTENPAGENISLVYTHDERYEAEQITSHIQDLMNSGRKCSEIAVFYRTNAQSRVLEAALMKAGIPYVIIGAVEFYKRAEIRDVLAYLKLLVNPDDQVAFERVVNTPPRGIGRTSLSRLKAWAAANGKKMLEAAESDVPGIRGKAASGIRSFAGLFSKLRKMPGYPVAPLVTEMLAQTKYITYLEQSSGERGLERVANVEELVNAAEEYDRDHPEGSLNDYLETVALVQDIDAWDGSTEAVALMTLHSAKGLEFPVVFIAGLEEGLLPHAQSMDTTEELEEERRLFYVGITRAMEELRLSHAGRRLRYGSIVPSIPSRFLDELPADVIAKEDKTISTTQFIKEAGADYVAEADRPAAGELVRHSTFGVGRVVETRGYGKSLMVVVDFPTGRKTLLQEYAHLVRLTGNAGKPE from the coding sequence ATGACGCCAAAAAAATCCCCAAGCAATCTCCTGGATGACGTTACCGAGCCGCAGCGCGCGGCCATTACTCAGGTCGAAGGCCCCCTGCTGGTACTGGCAGGGGCAGGCAGCGGCAAGACAAGGGTCATTACCAGAAGGGTCTGCTACATGATAGAGGAAGGAATCGACCCCTACAGCATCCTCGCCCTTACGTTCACCAACAAGGCCGCTAAGGAGATGAAGGACCGGGTGGCACAGCACTACTCGCATCCCGGCATGTGGATATCAACGTTCCACTCCATGTGTACCCGCATACTGCGGATGGACGGCAACGTGGAAAGGTTAGGCTTTACCCGGTACTTCAGTATCTACGACACCGCCGACACACTGGGCGTTGTCAAGACCGCCCTGAACGAACTGGAACTTGACTCGACCCACTGGAAACCGGCCTCCCTGGCCGCCACAATAAGCGTGGCCAAGAATAAACTCCTGGGACCGGACGGCCTCCTTAAGGAAAGGTCGGACTACTATCACCAGACCGCGGCCAAGGTGTACACAAGATACCAGGCCATCCTTCAGGCTAACAACGCCCTTGACTTTGACGACCTGCTGGTAAAGCTCATAAAACTCTTCAACGAATACCCGGACGTCCTGGAACGGTACCAGAATACATTTCTGTTCATACTGATAGACGAGTACCAGGACACCAACTTCGCGCAGTATGTATTGCAAAAACTCCTGGCAGGTAAATACAGAAACATCTGTGTCACCGGGGACCCCGACCAGTCTATCTACGGCTGGAGAGGCGCGAACCTCGGCAATATCCTTGACTTTGAGAACGATTACCCGGACACAAAGGTGGTACTGCTGGAACAAAACTACCGCTCCACAAAACACATACTCCGGGCCGCCTCTGAACTGATTGAACACAACAAGTTAAGAAAGACGAAGGGCCTGTGGACCGAAAACCCCGCGGGCGAAAACATATCACTGGTTTACACCCACGATGAACGCTACGAGGCCGAGCAAATAACCTCTCATATCCAGGACCTCATGAACTCAGGGCGCAAGTGTTCGGAGATCGCGGTATTTTACCGTACAAACGCCCAGTCACGAGTCCTGGAGGCCGCCTTGATGAAGGCCGGGATACCGTACGTGATTATAGGGGCTGTGGAATTCTATAAGCGAGCGGAGATAAGAGACGTCCTGGCCTACCTGAAGCTGCTGGTAAACCCCGATGACCAGGTCGCATTTGAACGGGTAGTCAATACCCCCCCCCGGGGCATAGGGCGGACCTCTCTTTCCAGGCTAAAGGCATGGGCTGCCGCTAACGGGAAAAAGATGCTTGAGGCCGCTGAATCTGATGTCCCCGGCATAAGGGGCAAGGCGGCCAGCGGTATTCGGTCATTTGCGGGACTCTTCTCGAAGTTGAGGAAGATGCCCGGCTATCCCGTTGCGCCACTGGTGACAGAGATGCTGGCCCAGACAAAATACATAACCTACCTGGAGCAATCATCCGGGGAGCGCGGGCTGGAGCGTGTGGCTAACGTAGAGGAACTGGTAAATGCCGCAGAGGAGTACGACAGGGACCACCCGGAAGGCTCGCTTAATGATTATCTTGAGACGGTTGCCCTGGTGCAGGACATAGACGCGTGGGACGGTAGTACGGAGGCCGTGGCTCTTATGACACTGCACTCGGCAAAAGGTCTTGAATTCCCCGTCGTCTTCATCGCCGGACTGGAGGAGGGTTTGCTGCCTCATGCCCAGTCCATGGATACGACGGAAGAACTTGAGGAGGAGCGCAGGCTCTTTTACGTCGGTATCACCCGCGCCATGGAGGAGCTTCGACTGAGCCATGCCGGCAGACGCTTAAGATACGGCTCAATAGTACCGTCTATACCCTCACGCTTCCTTGACGAACTTCCTGCGGACGTTATCGCGAAGGAAGATAAGACTATTTCGACGACTCAATTTATTAAAGAGGCCGGGGCTGATTACGTGGCCGAGGCCGACCGGCCCGCCGCCGGTGAGCTGGTCAGACATTCAACGTTCGGCGTAGGCCGTGTGGTAGAGACACGAGGCTACGGGAAATCTCTAATGGTTGTGGTAGATTTCCCAACGGGCAGAAAAACACTTCTCCAGGAATATGCCCACCTCGTCAGGCTCACCGGTAATGCCGGCAAACCTGAATAG
- a CDS encoding methyltransferase domain-containing protein, with protein MAAVIGNMGGPAGLICVGVLAAFFFGVALGIDEGYGGADDRERWDERYAGGEYVYGRDPLKFLSGNVSLLPGGRALVLAMGEGRNAVFLAEQGYDVDGCDISPVAVKKARRLAAERGVRINAFEADLEDYTLEQEGYDLIACFYYLQRDLIAQMKAALRPGGMVIMETYTVENLNIGLHGPKNREYLLEENELLHLFLDLGMKIIFYRETVIDGEKAIASIIAQKVK; from the coding sequence ATGGCGGCAGTTATAGGTAACATGGGCGGACCGGCAGGCCTTATCTGTGTAGGCGTACTGGCTGCGTTCTTTTTCGGGGTCGCCCTCGGTATTGACGAGGGCTATGGCGGGGCAGATGACCGCGAGCGCTGGGACGAGCGCTATGCCGGCGGAGAATACGTTTACGGCAGGGACCCTCTTAAGTTCCTCAGCGGCAATGTCAGCCTGCTGCCCGGGGGCAGGGCGCTGGTACTGGCCATGGGAGAGGGACGCAATGCAGTCTTTCTGGCAGAACAGGGCTATGATGTTGACGGCTGCGACATCTCACCGGTAGCGGTAAAGAAGGCAAGGCGCCTGGCCGCTGAGAGAGGCGTCCGGATAAATGCCTTTGAGGCCGACCTGGAAGATTATACGCTGGAGCAGGAAGGGTACGACCTTATTGCCTGCTTCTATTATCTGCAGCGGGACCTTATAGCGCAGATGAAGGCCGCGCTCAGACCCGGCGGAATGGTCATAATGGAGACTTATACCGTCGAAAACCTGAACATAGGTCTGCACGGGCCGAAGAACAGGGAGTACTTACTTGAGGAAAACGAACTGTTACACCTGTTTTTGGACCTGGGCATGAAGATAATCTTCTACCGCGAGACGGTAATAGACGGTGAAAAGGCCATTGCCAGCATAATCGCTCAGAAAGTAAAATAA
- a CDS encoding BatA domain-containing protein, protein MNFISPIFLLGLLAVSLPIIIHMMGRRRAPSYRFSAMEFILRSQKKVAARLKLEQLLLLLLRAAIIAFVAMALAKPLLNAGPALAPDAPSCNVLIIDNSYSMGYTVAGETLLERAKDWARQFVGSLSPSDESCVITVFPVPEAPPRPNTDKSEALDAIDRIEPSYYSTDVSSCLDDALRALGSSSKQSKRVFLFTDLTKHGWERDGMQEVQKNMIEKDQVRLHIVDVSEGKPLPNTAVTGLRYEYDWTRKDEQVLLSTTVANFSDTPLKDLLVRAWIDGKDVAQGFLQLEPWESSTKEFLLDVSGQGGTQVSVEIPEDPLPADNKRFFSLPDVRDIKVLLIDGAPSINIYQGATFYLEKALNPARLHTSHIHPTLMNTNEVRAARFRDYDMVVLANVEKLDGTKISELKTYAAEGGNIFFCLGDRVTPEYYNSTFAGLVPRLRMAVDSPDGKPLEFAPLDTTHSLLRVFAGERKDVLSSPHFHKVFLVEPEMDGSATSIISYSNGAPALIELPYGKGRALTITSTINRDWTDLPVKPLFLPLVQQICRYMTDNLIESMSEDVLVGEDCELPVYERDKAGNVEVLDPKGNLSAPIIDDSVPHAPLVFSETHFPGVYTVRGAGARVSFTVNVDPGEGDLTKIDRSQLEGALGRENVSFSISTPMKGAEGAVEGKRLWPTLLFAALCFMSLEAFVSWRQL, encoded by the coding sequence ATGAATTTCATCAGTCCTATCTTCCTTCTGGGTTTGTTGGCCGTAAGCCTTCCCATAATTATACACATGATGGGAAGAAGGCGTGCCCCGTCCTATCGATTCTCAGCAATGGAGTTTATCCTCCGCTCTCAAAAAAAGGTGGCTGCGCGGCTCAAGCTCGAGCAGTTGCTTCTGCTCTTACTGAGGGCGGCGATAATAGCGTTCGTCGCAATGGCTCTGGCAAAGCCCCTGCTCAATGCCGGACCCGCACTCGCCCCTGACGCACCCTCGTGCAACGTGCTCATAATAGACAACTCATACAGTATGGGGTATACCGTCGCAGGGGAAACCCTTCTCGAAAGGGCCAAAGACTGGGCGCGGCAGTTTGTGGGCTCACTTTCGCCCTCGGACGAGAGCTGCGTTATAACCGTGTTCCCAGTCCCGGAGGCGCCGCCCAGGCCAAATACCGATAAAAGCGAGGCCCTGGACGCCATTGACCGCATCGAACCATCGTACTATTCTACAGATGTATCGTCATGCCTGGACGACGCGCTTCGCGCACTCGGTTCATCCAGTAAACAGAGTAAAAGGGTTTTTCTCTTCACGGACCTTACAAAACACGGCTGGGAACGTGACGGGATGCAAGAGGTGCAAAAAAATATGATTGAAAAGGACCAGGTAAGACTGCATATAGTCGACGTCTCAGAGGGAAAACCACTGCCCAACACCGCCGTCACCGGTCTTCGATACGAATACGACTGGACAAGGAAGGACGAACAGGTCCTGCTCAGCACAACAGTCGCGAATTTCTCCGACACCCCGCTCAAAGACCTCCTGGTAAGGGCCTGGATAGATGGAAAGGACGTGGCACAGGGTTTTCTCCAGCTTGAACCCTGGGAGTCGTCTACAAAGGAATTCCTGCTGGACGTGTCGGGGCAGGGCGGCACGCAGGTGAGCGTGGAAATACCGGAAGACCCCTTGCCTGCCGACAACAAAAGGTTTTTCTCACTACCCGACGTCAGGGACATAAAGGTGCTTCTGATAGACGGCGCGCCAAGTATAAACATTTACCAGGGCGCAACGTTCTACCTGGAAAAGGCCCTGAACCCGGCCCGGCTCCACACGTCGCACATACATCCCACGCTGATGAACACAAATGAGGTTCGGGCGGCGAGGTTTAGGGACTATGACATGGTCGTACTCGCCAACGTTGAAAAGCTTGACGGCACAAAAATATCCGAATTGAAGACCTATGCCGCAGAGGGTGGCAATATCTTCTTCTGCCTGGGCGACAGGGTCACTCCGGAGTACTACAATTCTACCTTTGCGGGGCTCGTTCCCAGGCTGCGTATGGCGGTAGACAGTCCTGATGGAAAGCCCCTTGAATTCGCCCCTCTCGATACCACCCACAGCCTGCTAAGGGTTTTCGCCGGGGAGAGGAAGGACGTCCTCAGCTCACCTCACTTCCATAAGGTCTTCCTGGTAGAGCCCGAGATGGACGGCAGCGCTACCAGTATAATCAGCTATTCCAACGGCGCACCGGCCCTCATTGAACTCCCGTACGGCAAAGGACGCGCTCTTACCATTACCTCTACCATCAACAGGGACTGGACGGACCTGCCGGTAAAACCGCTCTTTCTGCCGCTCGTGCAGCAGATATGCCGCTACATGACGGACAATCTGATAGAATCGATGAGTGAAGACGTGCTGGTGGGTGAGGACTGCGAGCTGCCCGTTTATGAACGTGATAAGGCGGGGAATGTAGAAGTGCTGGACCCGAAGGGAAATCTGAGCGCGCCGATTATCGACGACTCTGTGCCGCATGCGCCGCTTGTATTCTCGGAAACCCATTTCCCCGGGGTTTACACCGTCCGTGGAGCGGGTGCCAGGGTCTCCTTCACCGTCAACGTGGACCCCGGCGAAGGCGACCTGACCAAGATTGACAGGAGTCAACTGGAAGGGGCGTTGGGGCGTGAAAATGTAAGCTTCAGCATATCCACCCCGATGAAGGGTGCGGAAGGCGCGGTAGAAGGCAAAAGACTCTGGCCGACACTACTCTTTGCGGCGCTGTGTTTCATGTCCCTGGAGGCGTTTGTCTCATGGCGGCAGTTATAG
- a CDS encoding DUF58 domain-containing protein, whose product MKEPDTTSRYDPATLSRISNMTLRARTVVEGTFSGIHKRPHKGSSIEFLEHKLYTPGDEIKHIDWKVFGRSDKYHLKQFEDETNLKAYIALDTSGSMGYGSGAMTKLEYSATLAACLSYLLLMQSDATGLAVFCEDILNYVPPRTKSSHLQALLQALEGLEARGKADIPGVLEKLAEKTSRRSLVIIISDLFDNPNEIVKKLRQLRKRRNDVIMLQVLDSDELKFPFNELTLFESMEDHSTVLAEPRAMRDSYLSEFAGFTETLRQGCLENQIDYWLINTSTPLDRALLECLSSREKLARSRITARL is encoded by the coding sequence GTGAAAGAACCTGATACAACCAGCAGATACGACCCCGCGACACTGAGCAGGATTTCCAATATGACACTCAGGGCCAGGACCGTAGTGGAAGGAACGTTTTCCGGCATTCATAAGAGGCCTCACAAGGGCTCAAGCATAGAGTTTCTCGAACATAAGCTATACACCCCCGGCGACGAGATAAAACACATAGACTGGAAAGTCTTTGGCAGGTCGGACAAGTACCACCTTAAACAGTTTGAAGACGAGACAAACCTCAAGGCCTATATCGCCTTGGACACGAGCGGTTCAATGGGCTACGGCTCCGGCGCCATGACAAAGCTGGAGTACTCGGCAACGCTGGCCGCCTGCCTGTCATACCTGTTGCTTATGCAGTCAGACGCTACCGGTCTGGCGGTATTTTGTGAAGACATCTTGAATTACGTCCCGCCACGCACCAAATCCTCACACCTTCAGGCCTTGCTGCAGGCCCTGGAGGGTCTTGAGGCGCGGGGAAAGGCGGACATACCCGGTGTCCTGGAAAAACTGGCGGAAAAGACATCAAGGCGCTCTCTGGTGATAATCATCTCGGACCTGTTTGACAACCCGAACGAGATCGTAAAAAAACTACGGCAACTGAGGAAGCGCAGAAATGACGTAATAATGCTCCAGGTGCTGGACAGCGACGAACTGAAGTTTCCCTTCAACGAACTCACACTTTTTGAATCTATGGAAGACCACAGCACCGTGCTGGCGGAGCCCAGAGCCATGCGGGACAGTTACCTCTCAGAGTTTGCCGGCTTTACAGAGACTCTTCGCCAGGGCTGCCTTGAAAACCAGATAGACTACTGGCTTATTAACACCTCTACGCCGTTAGACCGCGCGCTCCTTGAGTGTCTGAGCAGCAGAGAAAAGCTTGCCCGTTCGAGAATCACCGCCAGGTTGTAA
- a CDS encoding MoxR family ATPase, whose product MSGTAQETEKTDLQAVERIAEGREKIRREISKVIVGQVEVIDHMLIALFCRGHCLFVGVPGLAKTMLVSTLADVLNLKFSRIQFTPDLMPADITGTDVLEQDTHTGRRFFRFIKGPLFANILLADEINRTPPKTQAALLQSMQEYKITASGHTYPLDLPFLVFATQNPIEQEGTYPLPEAQLDRFMFQINIDYPKEHEEMDIVRNTTSSYTPELEKAFSAKDICAMQDLVLRVPVADHVLSYAVRIVRNSRPTDPNAPDFVKKWVSWGAGPRASQSMILGGKARAILQGRYAVTTDDIHSLCHPILQHRIITNFHAEAEGVTSREIVDRLLEEARKEGG is encoded by the coding sequence ATGAGCGGCACAGCCCAGGAGACGGAAAAAACTGACCTGCAGGCGGTGGAAAGGATAGCCGAAGGCAGGGAAAAGATACGGCGAGAGATTTCAAAGGTCATTGTGGGGCAAGTTGAGGTAATTGACCACATGTTGATTGCCCTCTTCTGTAGAGGACACTGTCTGTTCGTGGGCGTGCCCGGGCTTGCAAAGACCATGCTCGTCAGCACACTGGCCGACGTGCTGAACCTGAAATTCAGCCGGATACAGTTTACTCCCGATCTAATGCCCGCCGACATAACGGGCACAGACGTGCTCGAACAGGACACTCACACGGGCCGGCGCTTCTTCCGCTTTATCAAAGGGCCTTTATTTGCCAATATCCTCCTGGCCGACGAGATAAACCGCACACCGCCCAAGACACAGGCCGCACTGCTACAGTCCATGCAGGAATACAAGATTACCGCGAGCGGGCATACCTACCCTCTCGACCTGCCGTTTCTCGTGTTTGCCACACAGAACCCTATAGAGCAGGAAGGCACTTATCCCCTGCCGGAGGCACAGCTGGACCGCTTTATGTTCCAGATAAACATAGACTATCCGAAAGAGCATGAGGAGATGGACATAGTCAGAAACACAACCTCCTCCTACACACCCGAGCTGGAAAAGGCATTCAGCGCGAAAGATATCTGTGCGATGCAGGACCTGGTACTCAGGGTGCCGGTGGCGGACCATGTGCTGTCTTACGCCGTAAGGATAGTAAGAAACTCGCGCCCCACAGACCCAAACGCCCCTGACTTCGTGAAGAAGTGGGTGAGCTGGGGCGCCGGGCCACGGGCCTCGCAAAGCATGATACTGGGTGGAAAGGCCAGGGCTATACTGCAGGGCCGATACGCCGTTACCACCGACGATATTCATTCATTGTGCCACCCCATACTCCAGCACCGTATCATAACCAACTTCCACGCAGAGGCCGAAGGCGTAACGTCCAGAGAGATAGTAGACAGGCTGCTTGAAGAAGCAAGAAAAGAGGGCGGTTAG